One Thomasclavelia spiroformis DSM 1552 DNA window includes the following coding sequences:
- a CDS encoding DUF2371 domain-containing protein, protein MAKRFEFDDTTEVEDIIYEDDLNEDGSEDKSKKDNKQKRAKKKKVTKTKRKNKTKVKTKVKKEKKGRSVFSTLIIFLLILIVIAGICVGGYFAYEYYQDQQAQINELQEQIDESNKNEDNDKESQKSSEADDKNKATDKKTDESDQTNESNDKPIEDNGIEDSNDIPLDEGDVNTGNESNQ, encoded by the coding sequence ATGGCAAAAAGATTTGAATTTGATGATACTACAGAAGTGGAAGATATTATTTATGAAGATGATTTAAATGAAGATGGAAGTGAAGATAAATCTAAAAAAGACAATAAACAAAAGCGAGCAAAGAAAAAGAAAGTAACAAAAACTAAAAGAAAGAATAAAACTAAAGTTAAAACAAAAGTAAAAAAAGAAAAGAAAGGTCGTTCAGTATTTTCGACATTAATCATATTTTTGTTGATTTTAATTGTTATAGCAGGAATTTGTGTTGGTGGCTATTTTGCTTATGAATATTATCAAGATCAACAAGCACAAATTAATGAATTACAAGAGCAGATAGATGAAAGCAATAAAAATGAAGATAATGATAAAGAATCTCAAAAATCTTCTGAGGCAGATGATAAAAATAAAGCTACTGATAAAAAAACTGATGAGAGTGATCAAACTAATGAATCTAATGATAAACCAATTGAAGATAATGGAATAGAAGATTCTAATGATATTCCTTTAGATGAAGGGGATGTTAATACTGGAAACGAGTCGAATCAATAA